From a region of the Salvelinus alpinus chromosome 2, SLU_Salpinus.1, whole genome shotgun sequence genome:
- the LOC139551207 gene encoding cholecystokinin-like, with protein MAMSGLLVCVLMAALVGVGLTSPVSKSDGNTKQGGILPQLLARREAVRNVAENVAKREQDTQTSMARMERMAHLSEDQREFMSKQIMQAISEMNECPDRDYQGWVDFGRRSAE; from the exons ATGGCAATGAGTGGATTGTTGGTGTGCGTCCTCATGGCAGCGCTAGTGGGGGTTGGTTTGACATCACCCGTATCCAAGTCGGATGGCAACACCAAACAGGGTGGGATACTGCCACAGCTACTGGCCAGGAGGGAGGCAGTGAGGAATGTTGCGGAGAACGTCGCTAAGCGGGAGCAAGACACTCAAACGAGCATGGCACGGATGGAGAGGATGGCGCACCTGTCGGAAGACCAGCGCGAGTTCATGTCCAAGCAAATCATGCAGGCCATCTCAG AGATGAACGAGTGTCCGGACCGGGACTACCAAGGATGGGTAGACTTTGGACGGCGGAGTGCAGAGTAG